One window from the genome of Streptomyces sp. WZ-12 encodes:
- a CDS encoding lipid II:glycine glycyltransferase FemX → MSLTLRTISREQHLAYIQSLPAASHMQVPAWADVKAEWRSESLGWFDASGELVGAGLVLYRQLPKIKRYLAYLPEGPVINWYAPNLEDWLQPMLGHLKQQGAFSVKMGPPVVIRRWDSAAIKSGIQNPDVKRLRDVEASHIEARAFEVADRLRRMGWQQGEDGGAGFGDVQPRYVFQVPLNGRPLEEVHKGFNQLWRRNIKKAEKAGVEVVQGGYQDLEEWQRLYEITAKRDQFRPRPLSYFQRMWSALNAEDPNRMRLYFARHNGVNLSAATMLVVGGHVWYSYGASDNIGREVRPSNAMQWRMLQDAHALGASVYDLRGISDSLDENDHLFGLIQFKVGTGGQAAEYLGEWDFPLNKLLHKALDIYMSRR, encoded by the coding sequence ATGAGCCTGACCCTGAGGACCATCAGTCGAGAGCAGCATCTGGCATACATCCAGAGCCTGCCCGCGGCGAGCCACATGCAGGTCCCGGCCTGGGCTGACGTCAAGGCCGAGTGGCGGTCCGAGAGCCTGGGCTGGTTCGACGCGTCCGGCGAGCTGGTCGGTGCCGGTCTGGTCCTCTACCGCCAGCTTCCCAAGATCAAGCGGTACCTCGCCTACCTTCCCGAGGGCCCGGTCATCAACTGGTACGCGCCGAACCTGGAGGACTGGCTGCAGCCGATGCTCGGCCACCTCAAGCAGCAGGGCGCCTTCTCCGTGAAGATGGGCCCGCCGGTGGTCATCCGCCGCTGGGACTCCGCCGCGATCAAGTCGGGCATCCAGAACCCCGACGTCAAGCGGCTGCGGGACGTCGAGGCCAGCCACATCGAGGCACGCGCCTTCGAGGTCGCCGACCGGCTGCGCCGCATGGGGTGGCAGCAGGGCGAGGACGGCGGCGCCGGCTTCGGCGACGTGCAGCCCCGCTACGTCTTCCAGGTCCCGCTGAACGGCCGGCCGCTCGAAGAGGTCCACAAGGGCTTCAACCAACTGTGGCGCCGCAACATCAAGAAGGCCGAGAAGGCCGGCGTCGAGGTCGTCCAGGGCGGCTACCAGGACCTGGAAGAGTGGCAGCGGCTCTACGAGATCACCGCGAAGCGCGACCAGTTCCGGCCGCGCCCGCTCAGCTACTTCCAGCGCATGTGGTCCGCCCTCAACGCCGAGGACCCGAACCGCATGCGGCTCTACTTCGCCCGCCACAACGGGGTGAACCTCTCCGCCGCGACCATGCTCGTCGTCGGCGGACACGTCTGGTACTCGTACGGCGCCTCGGACAACATCGGCCGCGAGGTGCGGCCCTCCAACGCGATGCAGTGGCGGATGCTCCAGGACGCCCACGCGCTCGGTGCCTCGGTCTACGACCTCCGCGGCATCAGCGACTCGCTGGACGAGAACGACCACCTCTTCGGCCTGATCCAGTTCAAGGTCGGCACGGGCGGGCAGGCGGCGGAGTACCTCGGCGAGTGGGACTTCCCGCTCAACAAGCTCCTGCACAAGGCGCTCGACATCTACATGTCGCGCCGCTGA
- a CDS encoding alanine racemase gives MALTLYVDTARWRAHQQSVLQQFPGLVPVCKGNGYGFGHERLAEEATRLGSDILAVGTTYEAAQIKDYFSGDLLVLTPFRHGEEPVPLPDRAIRSVSSVEGVGGLVGARVVIEVMSSMKRHGVQPEDLPKLAAAIEDVRLEGFAIHLPLDRTDGSDSVDEVIGWMDRLRAARLPLHTMFVSHLKPDELTRLQQQFPQTRFRARIGTRLWLGDHDATEYRGSVLDVTRVAKGDRFGYRQQKAASDGYLVVVAGGTSHGVGLESPKALHGVMPRAKGVARAGLASVNRNLAPYVWAGKQRWFAEPPHMQVSILFVPGDAPEPKVGEELVAHLRHTTTQYDRVVDR, from the coding sequence ATGGCGCTCACCCTCTACGTCGACACCGCGCGCTGGCGGGCGCATCAGCAGAGCGTTCTCCAGCAGTTCCCCGGGCTGGTCCCGGTCTGCAAGGGCAACGGCTACGGCTTCGGCCACGAGCGCCTCGCAGAGGAGGCCACCCGGCTCGGTTCCGACATCCTCGCGGTCGGCACGACCTACGAAGCGGCCCAGATCAAGGACTACTTCAGCGGCGACCTGCTGGTGCTGACGCCCTTCCGGCACGGCGAGGAGCCGGTGCCGCTGCCGGACCGGGCGATCCGCTCGGTCTCCTCGGTCGAGGGCGTGGGCGGGCTGGTCGGCGCCCGTGTCGTCATCGAGGTCATGAGCAGCATGAAGCGGCACGGCGTCCAGCCGGAGGACCTGCCGAAGCTGGCCGCGGCCATCGAGGACGTCCGGCTGGAGGGCTTCGCGATCCACCTGCCGCTGGACCGCACCGACGGCTCCGACTCCGTCGACGAGGTCATCGGGTGGATGGACCGGCTGCGCGCCGCCCGCCTCCCGCTGCACACCATGTTCGTCAGCCACCTCAAGCCCGACGAACTCACCCGGCTCCAGCAGCAGTTCCCGCAGACCCGCTTCCGGGCGCGGATCGGCACCCGCCTCTGGCTCGGCGACCACGACGCCACCGAGTACCGCGGCTCGGTCCTCGACGTCACCCGCGTCGCCAAGGGCGACCGGTTCGGCTACCGCCAGCAGAAGGCGGCCTCGGACGGCTACCTCGTCGTGGTGGCCGGCGGCACCTCGCACGGCGTGGGCCTGGAGTCGCCCAAGGCGCTGCACGGCGTGATGCCGCGTGCCAAGGGCGTGGCCCGCGCCGGCCTGGCGAGCGTCAACCGCAACCTGGCGCCGTACGTCTGGGCCGGCAAGCAGCGCTGGTTCGCCGAGCCCCCGCACATGCAGGTGTCGATCCTCTTCGTCCCGGGCGACGCCCCGGAGCCCAAGGTGGGCGAGGAGTTGGTGGCCCACCTGCGGCACACCACCACGCAGTACGACCGCGTCGTGGACCGCTGA
- a CDS encoding glycosyltransferase family 87 protein, whose protein sequence is MTSLRQDEPVRPTKRDEVAAAGSELVGGPIGRHALLGVHWLTPVRVVALVALGMFALGMVQKLPCYNGGWFFGATSQYVHACYSDIPHLYSGRGFADGLIPYFDKLPGDMQYLEYPVLTGLFMEVASWLTPHGGAIQGREQIYWLVNAGMLMVCAAVIAVCVARTHRRRPWDGLLVALAPAFALTATINWDLLAVALTAAGMLMWSRSRPLAAGVLIGLATAAKLYPVLLLGPLLVLCWRAGTWRAYGRTVLGAVVSWLVVNLPVMIAHDASGFRIREGWAKFYTFSQERPIDFGSLWLLLSQRTGNPLENANLYATLLMIVGCGALALLTLYAPRRPRFAQLAFLVVALFILTNKVYSPQYVLWLIPLAALARPRWRDFLIWQACEVMYFLGIWMYLAYTGNGDKHQGLPPEGYQLAIALHLLGTLYVCAMVVRDILMPERDVVRRDGDDDPSGGVLDRSPDVFVLGRTAHEPQHAVRFEAAPRVRWGAARD, encoded by the coding sequence ATGACGAGCCTGCGACAGGACGAGCCCGTTCGGCCGACGAAACGGGATGAGGTGGCCGCGGCCGGCAGCGAGCTGGTCGGCGGGCCGATCGGCCGGCATGCCCTGCTCGGGGTGCACTGGCTGACCCCGGTACGGGTGGTCGCGCTCGTCGCCCTCGGCATGTTCGCGCTCGGCATGGTGCAGAAGCTGCCCTGCTACAACGGCGGCTGGTTCTTCGGCGCCACCAGCCAGTACGTCCACGCCTGTTACTCGGACATCCCCCACCTCTACTCGGGCCGGGGCTTCGCCGACGGCCTGATCCCCTACTTCGACAAGTTGCCCGGGGACATGCAGTACCTGGAGTACCCGGTGCTGACCGGGCTCTTCATGGAAGTCGCCTCGTGGCTGACTCCGCACGGCGGGGCGATCCAGGGCCGGGAGCAGATCTACTGGCTGGTCAATGCCGGCATGCTGATGGTCTGCGCCGCCGTCATCGCGGTCTGCGTGGCCCGAACCCACCGGCGGCGCCCGTGGGACGGTCTGCTGGTGGCCCTGGCGCCGGCCTTCGCCCTCACCGCCACCATCAACTGGGACCTGTTGGCGGTCGCCCTGACCGCCGCCGGCATGCTGATGTGGTCGCGCAGCCGCCCGCTGGCGGCCGGCGTTCTGATCGGGCTGGCGACCGCGGCGAAGCTCTATCCGGTGCTGCTGCTGGGCCCGTTGCTCGTGCTGTGCTGGCGGGCCGGGACCTGGCGCGCGTACGGGCGGACCGTCCTCGGCGCGGTGGTCTCCTGGCTGGTGGTGAACCTGCCGGTGATGATCGCCCACGATGCCTCCGGCTTCCGCATCCGGGAGGGCTGGGCGAAGTTCTACACCTTCAGCCAGGAGCGGCCGATCGACTTCGGCTCGCTCTGGCTGTTGCTCTCCCAGCGCACCGGCAACCCGCTGGAGAACGCCAACCTCTACGCGACGCTGCTGATGATCGTCGGCTGCGGTGCCCTCGCGTTGCTGACGCTCTACGCCCCGCGTCGACCGCGCTTCGCCCAACTCGCGTTCCTGGTCGTGGCGTTGTTCATCCTCACCAACAAGGTCTACTCGCCGCAGTACGTCCTGTGGCTGATCCCGTTGGCCGCGCTGGCCCGGCCGCGCTGGCGGGACTTCCTGATCTGGCAGGCGTGCGAGGTCATGTACTTCCTGGGGATCTGGATGTACCTGGCCTACACCGGCAACGGTGACAAGCACCAGGGGCTGCCGCCCGAGGGATACCAACTGGCCATCGCCCTGCACCTGTTGGGCACCCTCTATGTGTGTGCCATGGTCGTCCGGGACATCCTGATGCCCGAGCGCGACGTGGTCCGTAGGGACGGGGACGACGACCCCTCGGGCGGTGTCCTGGACCGCAGCCCCGATGTCTTCGTGCTCGGGCGGACGGCCCACGAGCCGCAGCACGCGGTGCGCTTCGAGGCGGCACCGCGGGTGCGCTGGGGCGCCGCCCGGGACTGA
- a CDS encoding transglycosylase domain-containing protein yields MSEHRRKPPQPQGGGRAAARRAAQSSGRRAVPPRGADATPPPPQPRPGGRAEARRAAQRGGRRKAFDSAAMASGGGVGQGGGRRGGGGGGGEGGRGRGRGGGKPPKKRFIDYPRANHTGWRRWMPSWKQVASICVGTAALVVGAAGVGLAMVQVPNVNQAAKSQNNVYLWSNGKVMARDGETNRQVVGIAEIPKSMQYAVISAENASFETDHGVDPMGILRALVNMARGGDTQGGSTITQQYVKNAMLSQEQTLDRKFKELFISIKVGWKQGKPEILQGYLNTSYFGRGAYGIQAAAQAYYGKDAAKLDPSESAFLASLLKGANLYDPAGGIGASATPAANTARAKERWAWILDRMVANGHLSQADEAKYKAKGFPAPQKPRPVASKGGQVGYLIDVAKKYVLKNSDISEARFDKGGYTVQTTFDEKKTKELAAAVNKVNDRYIDPKKRPDKDKYVQFGGASVVPGDGRIVALYGGEGYDKGHFSNNADTFGVPVGSTWKPFVLSAAMKYGKAGSSQPLSPDSKYNGDDHLKVKNADGSYVLKKDGSPFYQVNESNYPWGYISLRKAMEQSVNTPFVQLGMDVGMDKVRSMAEAAGISKSSFDKNLNPSFALGTSTPSAIRMADAYATFAASGTQAEPYSVTKVVSEGKELPGFDKPTPKANAIDANIANNVTDVLQNVIKNGTGKNALKLGMPAAGKTGTTDENKSAWFVGYTKQLSTAIAMFREDAQNPRQLSMNGVGGFDSIHGGALPTEVWTQYMMQAMSGMTPQPFPEAQPIGQVINEPGMPSPTPTPTPSITQSPSPSATPSQTATPTGSGSPTPTKSCSPWDLHCKDHGSNAGTTGGGPGGPGGDTGGTSPGTPDPTSGGSTGGGIFGGPTGGETG; encoded by the coding sequence ATGAGCGAGCACCGTCGCAAACCACCCCAGCCGCAAGGTGGCGGGCGTGCCGCTGCCAGACGCGCCGCACAGTCTTCCGGACGCCGCGCTGTTCCGCCGCGCGGCGCTGATGCCACCCCTCCGCCGCCCCAACCCCGGCCGGGTGGCCGCGCCGAGGCCCGTCGGGCCGCCCAACGGGGCGGCCGGCGCAAGGCGTTCGACTCCGCAGCCATGGCGTCCGGTGGTGGCGTCGGCCAGGGCGGCGGTCGCCGCGGTGGTGGCGGCGGTGGCGGTGAAGGGGGTCGTGGGCGAGGCCGTGGCGGCGGAAAGCCGCCCAAGAAGCGCTTCATTGACTACCCGCGGGCCAACCACACCGGTTGGCGACGGTGGATGCCGTCCTGGAAACAGGTGGCGAGCATCTGCGTCGGGACCGCCGCCCTGGTCGTCGGCGCGGCCGGTGTCGGGCTCGCGATGGTGCAGGTGCCCAACGTGAACCAGGCCGCCAAGTCGCAGAACAACGTCTACCTTTGGTCCAACGGCAAGGTCATGGCACGCGACGGCGAGACCAACCGCCAGGTGGTCGGCATCGCCGAGATCCCGAAGTCGATGCAGTACGCCGTGATCTCCGCGGAGAACGCCTCCTTCGAGACCGACCACGGCGTCGACCCCATGGGCATCCTCCGGGCCCTGGTCAACATGGCCCGGGGTGGTGACACCCAGGGTGGTTCGACCATCACTCAGCAGTACGTCAAGAACGCGATGCTGAGTCAGGAACAGACCCTGGACCGGAAGTTCAAGGAACTGTTCATCTCGATCAAGGTCGGCTGGAAGCAGGGCAAGCCGGAGATCCTCCAGGGCTACCTGAACACCAGCTACTTCGGCCGCGGTGCCTACGGGATCCAGGCCGCGGCACAGGCTTACTACGGCAAGGACGCCGCCAAGCTGGACCCGAGCGAGAGTGCCTTCCTGGCCTCCCTGCTCAAGGGCGCCAACCTCTACGACCCCGCGGGCGGCATCGGCGCGAGCGCCACGCCGGCCGCGAACACCGCGCGGGCCAAGGAGCGTTGGGCCTGGATCCTCGACCGCATGGTCGCCAACGGCCACCTGTCGCAGGCCGACGAGGCCAAGTACAAGGCCAAGGGCTTCCCCGCCCCGCAGAAGCCGAGGCCGGTGGCGAGCAAGGGCGGTCAGGTCGGCTACCTGATCGACGTCGCCAAGAAGTACGTCCTCAAGAACTCGGACATCAGCGAGGCGCGCTTCGACAAGGGCGGCTACACGGTCCAGACGACCTTCGACGAGAAGAAGACCAAGGAACTCGCCGCCGCGGTGAACAAGGTCAACGACCGCTACATCGACCCGAAGAAGCGGCCGGACAAGGACAAGTACGTTCAGTTCGGCGGCGCTTCGGTGGTGCCGGGTGACGGCCGGATCGTGGCCCTGTACGGCGGCGAGGGCTACGACAAGGGGCACTTCAGCAACAACGCCGACACCTTCGGCGTGCCGGTCGGCTCGACCTGGAAGCCGTTCGTCCTCTCCGCGGCGATGAAGTACGGGAAGGCCGGGAGCAGTCAGCCGCTCTCGCCGGACAGCAAGTACAACGGCGACGACCACCTCAAGGTGAAGAACGCGGACGGCTCGTACGTGTTGAAGAAGGACGGTTCGCCCTTCTACCAGGTGAACGAGAGCAACTACCCCTGGGGCTACATCTCCTTGCGCAAGGCGATGGAGCAGTCGGTCAACACCCCGTTCGTCCAACTCGGCATGGACGTCGGCATGGACAAGGTGCGGTCCATGGCGGAGGCCGCCGGCATCTCGAAGTCCAGCTTCGACAAGAACCTCAACCCGTCGTTCGCACTGGGTACTTCGACGCCGAGCGCGATCCGCATGGCGGACGCCTATGCCACCTTCGCCGCCTCCGGTACGCAGGCGGAGCCCTACTCGGTGACCAAGGTGGTCTCCGAGGGCAAGGAGCTGCCGGGCTTCGACAAGCCGACTCCTAAGGCGAATGCGATCGACGCGAACATCGCCAACAACGTCACCGACGTGCTGCAGAACGTGATCAAGAACGGCACCGGCAAGAACGCCCTGAAGCTCGGCATGCCGGCCGCGGGCAAGACGGGTACCACGGACGAGAACAAGTCGGCCTGGTTCGTCGGCTACACCAAGCAGTTGTCGACCGCCATCGCCATGTTCCGCGAGGACGCCCAGAACCCGCGCCAGTTGTCGATGAACGGCGTCGGTGGCTTCGACTCGATCCACGGTGGTGCGCTGCCGACCGAGGTGTGGACGCAGTACATGATGCAGGCGATGTCCGGCATGACTCCGCAGCCGTTCCCGGAGGCCCAGCCGATCGGGCAGGTCATCAACGAGCCCGGCATGCCCTCCCCCACGCCGACGCCCACGCCGAGCATCACGCAGTCGCCGAGCCCGAGTGCCACGCCCAGCCAGACCGCCACCCCGACGGGCAGCGGCAGCCCGACGCCGACCAAGAGCTGCTCGCCCTGGGACCTGCACTGCAAGGACCACGGAAGCAACGCCGGGACCACCGGCGGCGGCCCGGGCGGACCCGGTGGTGACACCGGCGGGACGTCTCCCGGCACACCCGACCCGACCAGCGGTGGGAGCACCGGCGGAGGCATCTTCGGCGGGCCCACCGGAGGTGAGACGGGCTGA
- a CDS encoding PadR family transcriptional regulator, with the protein MSRRSGILEFAVLGLLRESPMHGYELRKRLNTSLGVFRAFSYGTLYPCLKSLVTNGWLVEETGGAPEGVPATALTGRRAKIVYRLTPAGKEHFEELLSHSGPDAWEDEHFGVRFAFFGQTSRDVRMRVLEGRRSRLEERLEKMRTSLARTRERLDDYTLELQRHGMESVEREVRWLNELIESERTGREQRAPEDSTAQDKNNQSGDTGGLPRHRGGSRPDPSE; encoded by the coding sequence ATGAGCAGGCGTTCCGGCATCCTCGAATTCGCCGTCCTCGGTCTGCTCCGGGAATCCCCGATGCACGGTTACGAACTGCGCAAGCGGCTCAACACCTCGCTCGGGGTCTTCCGCGCCTTCAGCTACGGCACGCTCTACCCCTGCCTCAAGTCGCTGGTCACGAACGGCTGGCTCGTCGAGGAAACGGGTGGCGCCCCGGAGGGCGTTCCCGCCACGGCACTCACCGGACGCCGGGCAAAGATCGTCTACCGGTTGACCCCGGCGGGCAAAGAGCACTTCGAGGAACTGCTCAGCCACTCCGGGCCGGACGCCTGGGAGGACGAACACTTCGGTGTCCGCTTCGCGTTCTTCGGCCAGACGTCGCGGGACGTGCGGATGCGCGTGCTGGAAGGCCGCCGCAGCCGGCTGGAGGAGCGCCTGGAGAAGATGCGCACCTCCCTGGCCAGGACCCGCGAGCGACTGGACGACTACACCCTCGAACTGCAGCGGCACGGCATGGAGTCCGTGGAGCGCGAGGTCCGTTGGCTCAACGAGCTCATCGAGAGCGAGCGCACCGGGCGCGAACAGCGCGCACCGGAGGACTCCACAGCGCAGGACAAGAACAACCAGTCAGGAGACACGGGCGGCCTGCCCCGGCACCGGGGTGGTTCCCGGCCGGACCCGTCCGAATGA
- a CDS encoding inositol-3-phosphate synthase — MGSVRVAIVGVGNCAASLVQGVEYYKDTDPDSRVPGLMHVQFGEYHVRDVEFVAAFDVDAKKVGLDLSDAIGASENNTVKICDVPNTGVQVQRGHTLDGLGKYYRETIEESAEAPVDIVRVLKDRQVDVLVCYLPVGSEDAAKYYAQCAIDAKVAFVNALPVFIAGTKEWADKFTEAGVPIVGDDIKSQVGATITHRVLAKLFEDRGVVLDRTMQLNVGGNMDFKNMLERERLESKKISKTQAVTSQIPDRELGEKNVHIGPSDYVAWLDDRKWAYVRLEGRAFGDVPLNLEYKLEVWDSPNSAGVIIDAVRAAKIAKDRGIGGPILSASSYFMKSPPVQYFDDEARENVEKFIRGEVER, encoded by the coding sequence ATGGGTTCGGTTCGCGTAGCCATTGTCGGCGTGGGCAACTGCGCCGCCTCGCTGGTACAGGGCGTCGAGTACTACAAGGACACCGACCCGGACAGCCGCGTGCCCGGCCTCATGCACGTGCAGTTCGGCGAATACCACGTCCGCGACGTCGAGTTCGTGGCCGCCTTCGACGTTGACGCCAAGAAGGTCGGCCTCGACCTCTCCGACGCCATCGGCGCCAGCGAGAACAACACCGTCAAGATCTGCGACGTGCCGAACACCGGTGTCCAGGTCCAGCGCGGCCACACCCTCGACGGCCTGGGCAAGTACTACCGCGAGACGATCGAGGAGTCCGCCGAGGCCCCGGTCGACATCGTCCGAGTGCTCAAGGACCGGCAGGTCGACGTCCTGGTCTGCTACCTCCCCGTCGGCTCCGAGGACGCGGCGAAGTACTACGCGCAGTGCGCCATCGACGCCAAGGTCGCCTTCGTCAACGCCCTCCCGGTCTTCATCGCCGGCACCAAGGAGTGGGCGGACAAGTTCACCGAGGCCGGCGTGCCGATCGTCGGTGACGACATCAAGTCCCAGGTCGGCGCCACCATTACGCACCGCGTGCTGGCCAAGCTCTTCGAGGACCGGGGTGTCGTCCTGGACCGCACGATGCAGCTCAACGTCGGCGGCAACATGGACTTCAAGAACATGCTGGAGCGCGAGCGCCTGGAGTCCAAGAAGATCTCCAAGACGCAGGCGGTCACCTCCCAGATCCCCGACCGCGAACTGGGCGAGAAGAACGTCCACATCGGCCCGTCCGACTACGTGGCCTGGCTGGACGACCGCAAGTGGGCCTACGTCCGCCTTGAGGGCCGCGCCTTCGGCGACGTCCCGCTGAACCTCGAATACAAGCTGGAGGTCTGGGACTCCCCGAACTCCGCCGGCGTCATCATCGACGCGGTGCGTGCCGCCAAGATCGCCAAGGACCGGGGCATCGGCGGCCCGATCCTCTCCGCCTCCTCCTACTTCATGAAGTCGCCGCCGGTGCAGTACTTCGACGACGAGGCGCGGGAGAACGTCGAGAAGTTCATCCGCGGTGAGGTCGAGCGCTAA
- a CDS encoding MFS transporter — MHVARDLRVLLRLRDFRSLLAVRLLSQAADGVFQAALATFVIFSPEKQASPEAIASAMAILLLPYSLLGPFTGVLLDRWRRRQVLLHGNLLRTLLAALTAVLIAMHVPDWLFYVSALCVTAVNRFVLAGLSAALPRVVDGRHQLVMANALSPTAGTLAMTVGGGLAFALRLAGTDVDGLVVLLAAVLYLCSALTALRMTPQLLGPDPSVLQPHVKDALLSTVRGLVEGLRHLAARPTPAGALTVMTVVRFCYGALTVMVLMLCRYAWSSTTSEGLALLGVTVAVSGAGFFAAAVVTPWAVERLGAFGWMACCAAAGAVLAPALGLFFRPAPMLVAAFVLGLGTQGTKISTDTVVQSSVDDAFRGRIFAVYDVLFNVAFVGAAAVAALMLPPDGRSAVLIVVVAALYAVVAAALVRFVRR, encoded by the coding sequence ATGCATGTTGCGCGCGATCTCCGCGTATTACTCCGGCTGCGCGACTTTCGTTCGCTCCTGGCCGTGCGGCTCCTCTCGCAGGCCGCCGACGGGGTGTTCCAGGCGGCGCTCGCCACCTTCGTCATCTTCTCGCCCGAGAAGCAGGCGTCGCCCGAGGCGATCGCCTCCGCCATGGCGATCCTGCTGCTGCCGTACTCCCTTCTCGGGCCGTTCACCGGGGTGTTGCTCGACCGCTGGCGCCGGCGGCAGGTCCTGCTCCACGGCAATCTGCTGCGTACCCTGCTCGCCGCGCTCACCGCGGTGCTGATCGCGATGCACGTCCCCGACTGGCTCTTCTACGTCTCCGCGCTCTGCGTGACCGCCGTGAACCGCTTTGTCCTGGCGGGACTTTCGGCCGCCCTGCCTCGCGTGGTCGACGGCCGGCACCAGCTCGTGATGGCCAACGCCCTTTCCCCCACGGCGGGAACGCTCGCCATGACGGTCGGCGGCGGGTTGGCCTTCGCGCTCCGGCTGGCCGGCACGGACGTGGACGGGCTCGTGGTGCTGCTGGCCGCCGTGCTGTACCTCTGCTCCGCCCTCACCGCCCTGCGGATGACTCCGCAACTCCTCGGGCCGGACCCCTCGGTGCTCCAACCCCACGTCAAGGACGCCTTGTTGAGCACCGTGCGCGGGCTTGTGGAGGGCCTACGCCATCTCGCCGCCCGTCCCACGCCGGCCGGCGCGCTCACCGTCATGACGGTGGTCCGCTTCTGCTACGGCGCGCTGACGGTGATGGTGCTGATGCTGTGCCGGTACGCCTGGTCCAGCACCACGTCCGAGGGGCTGGCGCTGCTGGGGGTGACCGTCGCCGTGTCCGGAGCCGGATTCTTCGCGGCCGCGGTGGTCACTCCCTGGGCGGTCGAACGGCTCGGCGCCTTCGGCTGGATGGCGTGTTGTGCCGCGGCGGGCGCGGTCCTGGCGCCCGCACTGGGGCTGTTCTTCCGCCCGGCGCCGATGCTGGTGGCCGCCTTCGTCCTCGGCCTGGGCACCCAGGGAACCAAGATCTCCACGGACACGGTGGTCCAGTCCTCGGTCGACGACGCCTTCCGCGGCCGCATCTTCGCCGTCTACGACGTGCTGTTCAACGTCGCGTTCGTCGGCGCGGCCGCGGTCGCCGCCCTGATGCTGCCGCCCGACGGCCGGTCCGCGGTCCTGATCGTCGTGGTGGCCGCGCTCTACGCGGTGGTCGCCGCGGCCCTGGTCCGCTTCGTGCGCCGCTGA
- a CDS encoding LppU/SCO3897 family protein — protein MTTPPQGQNPYGQPPYGQQPYGQPPYPQPPQPPQAAYGPPPSGQPQGGPPPQGGYAYPQQPQPPYGQQPPQGYPQAPQQPFPQGGAPVPPPPARQGRSPKAILKGIVVVVGLIVIGVAWVSSWHDADTAKAGDCMKNEGNEIKPDLKVVDCGTAEAKYKVTAVHTDTTDTSLCPSDTNAYSEVQHRRRASDTRFVLCLQNVK, from the coding sequence ATGACCACGCCTCCGCAGGGGCAGAACCCGTACGGCCAACCCCCTTACGGACAGCAGCCGTACGGCCAGCCTCCCTACCCGCAGCCACCCCAGCCGCCGCAGGCCGCCTACGGTCCGCCCCCGAGCGGGCAGCCGCAGGGCGGGCCCCCGCCCCAGGGTGGATACGCCTATCCCCAGCAACCGCAGCCGCCGTACGGCCAGCAGCCGCCGCAGGGTTATCCGCAGGCGCCGCAGCAGCCCTTCCCGCAGGGCGGGGCTCCCGTCCCCCCGCCGCCGGCCCGCCAGGGAAGGTCGCCCAAGGCGATCCTGAAGGGCATCGTCGTGGTCGTGGGCCTGATCGTCATCGGGGTGGCCTGGGTGAGTAGCTGGCACGACGCCGATACCGCCAAGGCCGGCGACTGCATGAAGAACGAGGGCAACGAGATCAAGCCCGATCTCAAGGTGGTGGACTGCGGCACGGCGGAGGCCAAGTACAAGGTGACGGCCGTCCACACCGACACCACGGACACCTCGCTCTGTCCGAGCGACACCAACGCCTATTCGGAGGTCCAGCACCGCCGCCGGGCCTCCGACACCCGGTTCGTGCTCTGCCTTCAGAACGTCAAGTAG